CGTGTTCGCGCATGCCGAGAAGATTCTCGACGACGTCGATCATCTCGTCGAAGACGTCTCGACGACGCGTACGGTACCGCGCGGCACGCTGCGCATTTCGAGCAGTTTCGGTTTCGGCCGGCACGTCGTCGCGCCCGCGCTGCTCGACTTCAGCGCACGCTATCCGCAGCTGAACGTGCGGCTCGATCTGTTCGACCGGCTCGTCGACGTGGCGGCCGAGGGATACGACCTCGACGTGCGGATCGGCGACGAGATCGCCGATCGTCTGATCGCGCGCCGCCTCGCCGCGAACTACCGCGTGTTATGCGCGTCGCCCGACTATCTCGCGCGGCGCGGCATGCCGCGCACGCTCGCGGATCTCGCGTCGCACGACTGCCTCGCGATCAAGGAGCGCGATCATCCGTTTGGCGTATGGCGATTGAACGTGCGCGGCGATACGGTGACCGTGAAGGTCGGCGGCGCGTTGTCGACGAATCACGGCGAAGTGGCCGTGCAATGGGCGCTGGCCGGACGCGGCATCGTGCTGCGCTCGATCTGGGAAGCCGGGCCGCTGATCGACAGCGGCGCGCTGTGCCGCGTGCTGCCCGATGCTGTGCAGCCGGCGAACATCTGGGCGGTCTATACGGAACGCGTGGCCGCGTCGGCGAAGGTGCGCGTGTGCGTCGATTTTCTCGCGCAGGCGCTGGCCGGACTCAACGCCGACTCGGTTGCCGGCGCGGCCTGACGCCGCGCGAGGCGGCCAAAGGTGAGCGTTTACGGGAGGCCGAATCGCGCGCCGCAAACCGGCCGAACATCGCGGCAACGTGGGCGGCATGGGGGCGTGCCGCTCACGCCGGTCATACAAGAGATCAATGTCGACAGCCCGGTTTGACCGATCACGAGCGAGCGGCGGCCCGCTCGTGCGAGCTTCGGTGAGGCCGCGGTATCCGGCATGGAGTCCACGCCGCGCATTGAGCCGGCGCTTTACAGCGGCCGCCGCCATTGCGACTCTCGATTCCCTGCCTCTTCACGTGACGCACCCGCGGCCGCCTCGCCGAATCATTTCGCGCGGTCGTGCTCCGCGAGACCGATCGCCTTGTAGTCGTAGGTCGGGTAGAACTCGGTGCGATATGCGCCCCACGCCGTATCCTCGAGCACGCGATTCACTTCGCGCAGCCGCGACGCCGGCAGCCGCAACACGATGATCTGCCCGATGCCCATCGTCACGGTCCAGCTGACCACGTCGATGCCGGGAGGCGGAAACGCTTTGTAGAAGCCCTGTTTCGCGAGCTGCGCGTTCAGCTCGGCGAGCGGGCGCGACTGGTCGTGCTTCAGAAAGACGGTCAGCAGTATCGCGTTGTCAGGCGTCGCGGCGACCGTGCTCGTCGGCACGTTCGACGTCTGGGCAAACGCGGGCGCACTGCACGCCACGGCGGCCGCGAACGACGCGGCAGTCGTGAGCGCGCGAATGGGGAAATGCGGAAACGTCGGCATGACATGACTCCGTGGCTGCGTGGACACGATCGCCATCATGCATGATGGCGCCGATTGCTGCCGGGAGCGGGCTGCCGTAATGCTGCATGCGGCGGGTCGGGCGTAACGTATCAGGTCTCGATCGAGCGAGGTCGGCTGGCCGAAGGCCGTTCATCGGTCGGCGGCCGCAGCGCTCCGCGCGCGACGGACGCCGGCATCGGCAACGGCTGGCGGCCGAGCCTGCCGATGTGCTGACGAATCGCGACAGCGGTAATTCGCGATCCTGTCGTCTCGCATCGCGCGACTGTCTCGCACCAAAGGAGCGTGAGAATCGATTCGACGGCATACGGCGATTCAAGCTGAGCATCGAAACGGTGATCGTGAAAGTTGCGCGGCGCCGCGTGCTGCTCGATACAGTGCCGCTGGGCACCATTGGGAACGACTGTTCAGAACACGTCGGCCGTACAGGCGAAGCCACGCGTGCGCGTCGATTCTCTTTCGCAGACGCAGGCGCGGCTGATTATCGACTCGGCGCACCGCGCGCCGTGCTGCCACACCACGCACTAAAGGTGAGCTTTTACGGGAAGTCCGAACCGCGCGTCGAGAAGCGGCCGACCCTCGCCCGTACGTGAGCTGCACGGCCACGTGCCGCTCACCATCGATTCAGCGCAGCGCAGCCGCGATGTCACGCGCATACCCCGCGCATCAAAGCCGGTTGTCTTTCGCGAGCGTCAGCACGCGCGCCCAGCGCTGCGCGTCGCGCTTGTCCATCATCGGCAGCTTCCACTCGCTGCGTGCGCCGTCGTGCACGCGCACGACCAGATGCCAGCGGCCGTCGACCGGCTCCGCTTCGCAGCCGTCGAGTTGCGACAGCGTATAGCGGCCGTCCGCGCCGTCGTGCGACAGCCACAGCAGGCCCTGCGTCGCGGACACGCGCAGTTCGCCCCACGCGCGATGCATCGTGTGCGTCCAGCCTTGCTCCTTCGTATTCGGCGCGACGTCGCGGCGCCGTTTGATCCACCACGCGACCAGCGCGAACAGCAACGCGGCGGCAAGCACGGCCGCCGCGATCGCGATCGGCCGGCCGAACTGCGCGGCGATCACGTGAAATGTATGAACCGCACCCCAGCCGACGGCAATGAGCGCGAACAGTGCAATGAAAATCGGCATGACAAAAACGGAAAGGAAAACGGGCCGGCACACCGATCGTGCCGGCCCGCATGCACGCATTACCGTCGACGGTGAATGTCGTGCGTGACGAAGCCCGCATCGTTGTTGGGAAGCGCGAGGCCGTCCTTCACCGCGAGCGTCTTGCGGATGTCGTCGAGCCCTGCGGACCAGTGGTCGCGCATCGTCGACAGACCGAACTGATAGTCCTTGTAATGATGCTCGTACGCCTTCTGCTGATAGATCAGATGCTGGATGTTGTACTTCTTGCCGTTCGACATCGCCTCGGCCTCGATGCACCACGGATCGGTCTTGCGCCGTTCCTCGGGCACCTGATCGAGCACGTGGCGCAGCACGTTGCGATAGCGCTGTTCGCGCTGCAACGTATCGGTCACGAAACGCGTGCGGCTCGAGTACTGCACGTCCTTCGTGCGCTCGGCGACGTCGGCCATCGTGCGCGGCAGCGGCCCGCGCGCGCTCCAGAGGTCGACCTGGAACGCGAGCGTGTCGCGTCGCGGGCGCGCGCGCAGCACTTCCATCAGCGGCGTATTCGAGACGACGCCGCCGTCCCAGTAGTACTCGCCGTCGATCTCGACCGGCGGGAACGCGGGCGGCAGTGCGCCGGACGCCATGAAGTGCTCGGGCAGGAGACGGATGCGCGAGTTGTCGAAGTAGACGAAGTTGCCGGTGCCGACATTGACCGCACCGACCGACACGCGCGTCTCGCCCGAATTGATCCGGTCGAAGTCGCAGAGCTTCAGCAGCGTCGCGCGCAGCGCCGAGGTGTCGTACCAGCTGATCTTCTGCGGATGATCGGACACGCCCGGCAGCGGCGGCGGAAAGCGCGGAACGAAGAAGCCCTGCTGTCCCTGCATCATCGCGCTCGCGGCCTGCGTCGCGGTGAAGAACGTGCGGATCTGGTCGATGCTGTTGAACAGCGCGAACTCGAATGCGGCGGGAATCGCCGGAAAGAACGCGGGCTGGCAGATCGTTTCCCAGAATTCGCGCAGCCGCTCCACGCGATGCTCGGGCGCGTTGCCGGCGATCAGCGCGGTGTTCAGCGCACCGATCGAGATGCCCGCGATCCAGTCGAGCGGAATGCCGGCCTCGTGCAGGCCTTCGAATACGCCGGCCTGATACGCGCCGAGCGCGCCGCCGCCTTGCAGCACGAGCGCGATCGTCTCGTACGGCAGCGAGCGCGCGGCAGCCGGCGCGCCGGCTTCGTGCTGCAGTTCGGCCGCGTCGACCGCCTGCTTTTCGGTGCGGGCGTGCGGCTTCATTGCATGAACCAGCCGTGGCTGACGACGAACGATTGACCGGTCAGCGCCGCGCTCGGGAACGCCGACAGGAACAGCACCGTCTGCGCGACGTCCTGCACGGTCGTGAACACGCCGTCGACCGTATTGCCGAGCATCACCTTCTTCACGACTTCCTCTTCGCTGATGCCGAGCTCCTTGGCCTGCTCGGGGATCTGCTTGTCGACGAGCGGCGTGCGCACGAAACCCGGACACACGACATGCGAACGCACGTTGTGCTTCGCACCTTCCTTCGCGAGCACGCGTGCGAGACCCAGCAGCCCGTGCTTGGCCGTCACGTACGCCGACTTCAGCGGCGACGCCTCGTGCGAGTGCACCGAGCCCATGTAGATCACGACGCCGCCGCGATCGTCCTTGTACATGTGCTTGAGCGCGGCCTTGGTCGTCAGGAACGCGCCGTCTACGTGGATCGCCTGCATCTTCTTCCAGTCGGCGAACGAATAGTTTTCGATCGGGTTCACGATCTGGATGCCGGCATTCGACACGAGAATGTCGACCGAGCCGAACGTCTCCGCGACCTTGTCGATGCCGGTGTTGACCGCTTCCTCGTTGGTCACGTCCATCGCGACGCCGATCGCCTTGCCGCCGGCTTTGTTGATCTCGTCGGCGACGGCCGTCGCGCCGTCCAGGTTCAGATCGGCGATCGCGACGGCCGCACCCGCCTTCGCCAGCTCCAGCGCGATTTCCTTGCCGATGCCGCTCGCGGCGCCCGTGACGACTGCGGTCTTGCCATTCAGGTTGCTCATGTTCGAATTCCGGTAGTGAAAGGATTGACAGGAAGTAACGACTGCGGAGGTTACTGAGCCAGGTAATCGTAGACGACTTCGCCGAGACCGAGCGTCAAATCGGCGACGAGGTGGCGCGCCTCGACGATCTCGAGCACCGGCAGATCGGCGACCGGCGCGAGCGCATGCGGCGACAGTTCGAGCGATGCGGGGCCGGTCCATGCGCCCTTCATCACGATGTCCTGCATGTAGTAGCGCACGAGTTCGCAGACGCGCGCGGTGCCGTCGACGTGCGGAATGATCTTCAGCAGGAAATTCGGCCCGGCGAGACGCTTCGCCTGTTCGACGATGTCGAGTTCCTTGTGCTTGTAGCCCATCGTGCCGGTCGCGACGCGCACCTTGCCGTAGTCGAGCGTGCCGAGGATGTGATCGGTGTTCACGTGCAGCGTCGGCGACGCGAGCTTCTTCGGAAAGCCCCACAGCTCGCGGCCGCCGGCGATCGGCGGGTGATCGTCCAGATACATCGCCAGCGTGTAGCCGCCCGGCTGGCCGTTGTATTCGACCGGAATCACCTGGCCGCTTTCGGTGTAGTCGCCGAAGCCGGTGGAGTCCGCCATGCGGATGAATTCGTAATGGACGAGCGGCTCGGTGACCTTCAGCGGCTCCGGCACGATTTCACGCAGACGGTCCGGATCCGTGCGGTAGGTGATGATGAGGAATTCGCGATCGACGAAACGATAGGGGCCCATCGGGAACGCGGGGCTCGTCAATGGCATCGCAAACGCTTTCGATCGGACATCGCTGATTTTCATGCGGACTCCTTGTTGTTGATCGCTTCGTCGAAGACTGCTCGTAATCCTATGCCTGTGTGCCGCCGTTGTGCGATGCCGCAATCGGAAATAATTGTTGCGCATTCTGAAGAATTGACTGCGCAAATGTTGAGGCGAATGGTCGAGACGGCGCGAATCGCCGCGCGGCCGGCCGATGATCGCACCATCGGCCGCGTGCAAATGTGAAACAAGGTGAGGTTTTTCGGGATACGAGGGGAGGATTTTCGGGAGCCGACCGCGCGGAATGTGACAATTGCGTGAACTTGTGTTGCAGTGCGGGTTCTAAGTGCGTTCGCCGCAGCGGACGCACGCGTCCTGTACGGCGCCCGCATTAAGCATCGCTTAAGCCGGCCCGTCGCAACATCGCGGACGGCCGGGCGATCCGGCCGAGTCTTTCCGTCCCAGAACCGATTCATGCATAACATCAATCTGACGCTGTTTTCCGCTCTCAACGCCGGCCTGACGCCGCACGCGGGTGTCGCCCGCCTGGCGATCTTCGCCGCAGACTGGGTCGTCTATGCATTGCCCGCGATGCTGCTGCTGACCTGGCTCTTCGGCGAGCGTACGACGCGCCGGCAGGCGATCGAGGCCGGCGTCGGCGCGTGCGTCGCGCTCGTGCTCGCGCAGGCGATCGGCCATCTGTGGTTCTCGCCGCGGCCGTTCATGGCCGGCGTCGGCACGCAGCTCATTCCGCACGCGCCCGACAGCTCGTTTCCGAGCGATCACATGACGTTCGCATGGAGCGTCGCGGTCGGCATGCTGCTCGGCGGCACGACGCGCGTGACGGGCTGGGTGATGGCGGCGCTGGCGCTCGCGATTGCGTGGGGGCGCATCTACGCCGGCGTGCACTGGCCGTTCGACATGGCCGGCGGCGTGCTGGTCGGCACGGCGGGCGCGCTGGCCGCGCATCTGTATGCGAGGCGGGCGGTCGATACGCTGGACCGCATCGGCGACGCCGTGCATGCCGTGATCATGGGTCGACAGCCTGCGCCGTAATCGAATGCGGTAGCACGGAGGTACGCAGGCGCCGCACACGCGGCGACGCGACGCAATCAGCCGGGCGTCTTCGCCGCTTCGGCCGTCGCGGACGGCCCGGTCGTGCCGTGCAGTTCGGTGGTGTCCGTGGACTGCTGCGCGACCGCATCGCGTTCGAGCGCGCTTTCCTTCAGGATCGCGCACATCGCGACGAACAGCGCGAGGACGACCGCGGCAAGGCCGCAATAACCGACGATCTTCAGGTGACGAACGAAAGGCGCAGCGTGATTTTCTTTTGTCATGATCGGGCGCTCCTGGGCACGCGGCGGCCGCTGTCTCCCGACAGCGCCGCCGCTCACACAGATATATACCAGTCGCGATGCCGCTGCCAAGCCCGTGCCGGTCGCGGCGTCCGGATGCGCGCGGTTGCCGCGCGCCCTGCATGAAGCGAAAACCCGATGCCGCGCGGGCGCGTCAGTCGTCGAGCGTCTCGTGTACGGCCGCCGCGCCGCGCTTCCAGTACGCGGACGCGCGAATGCGCGATTTGTCGACGCCGCGTTCGCCGGCCAGATGCGCGCGCACCGCGCGGATCGCGAGCGCTTCGCCGGCTGCCCATACATAGCCGTCGCCCTCCGGTAGCGGCAGGTCGCGCACGGCGTCCAGCAGGGCGTCGCCGTTGCCTTCGTCGCGGAAGCGCCAGATCTCGTGCACGTCGGCGCGCGCGTCGAACGTGATCTTCGCGCTGCGATCCGCGACTTCGAGCACGACGGCGACGCGTGCGCCGGCCGGCAGTTCCTCGATGCGTCGCGCGACGGCCGGCAGCGCCGTGTCATCGCCGATCAGGAGATGCCAGTCGAAGCCGGTCGGCACGACGAACGAGCCGCGCGGCCCGCCGATCCCGAGCCACTGGCCGGGCCGCGCCTGTGCCGCCCACTGCGACGCGGGCCCCGGATGATTCATCACGAATTCGAGATCCAGCTCGAATGCGGCGCGATCGAAGCGGCGCGGCGTGAAGTCGCGCGCGACCGGCTTCGGCTCGCCTTCGGGAAACACGGGGCCGTTCGCGCCGAGCGTCGGCAACGCGGGCCGTTCGGTGCCCGGCGCCGGGAAAAACACTTTGACGTGATCGTCGAACGACGACGATTCGAAATCGGCGAGATCCGGGCCGCCGAGCGTGACGCGCAGCAGATGCGGCGTGACCGCGTGCACGCGCAGCACCTGCAGCAGGCGGAATTTCAGTGTGTGACGCACGCGCGTCACGGTGCGATCGGCAAGGGTGGTGTTCAATCCGTTCTCCAGGAAATGTGACGGGCGGCGCGCGTTACACGTCGGACCGGCCTTCGATTTCGGCGATCGCGCGGCGCAGAATGGCCGCGATGCGCCGCTGCTCGTCGGGCGATGCGGCGCTCTTGTGCAGCAGCGCATGCTTCAGCGCGACGCGTGCGTCGACGAACTCGGGCAGCCAGCCGGCCTGTGCTTCGTCCTGCGCTGCGGCGCCCGACGCATCGGCGCCCGACGCTCCGGCGCCCGACGCTTCGCCGGCGAATGCGCGGCGCATGAATTCCATCTTTCGCGCGAGATGCGTGAGGCGAGCGAACAGCGTGTCGACGCGCTCGCGTTGTGCATCGAGATGTGTGCGGCCGGCGTCGGTCAGCGCGTAGCGCTTGCGATTGCCTTCGGCTTGCGACGCGACGTAGCCGACTTCTTCGAGATACGTGAGCGCCGGATACACCATGCCCGGACTCGGGCTGTAGAAGCCGCTCGAGCGCGTGTCGAGCGCCTTGATCAGTTCGTAGCCGTGGCTCGGCTGCTCGGCGAGCAAGGCGAGCAGCAGAAGCTGCAGATCGTCGGACGTGAACTGGCGGCCGCGCGGCATGCCGTCGTCACCGAAGTCGCCGAAACCGCCGCGCCCGCCACGGCCACCGAACGGGCCGCCGCCGCCAAATGGATCGTGGCCGCGCCGGTGGCGGCCGATTGCGTGCCAGAG
The sequence above is a segment of the Burkholderia multivorans ATCC BAA-247 genome. Coding sequences within it:
- a CDS encoding patatin-like phospholipase family protein codes for the protein MKPHARTEKQAVDAAELQHEAGAPAAARSLPYETIALVLQGGGALGAYQAGVFEGLHEAGIPLDWIAGISIGALNTALIAGNAPEHRVERLREFWETICQPAFFPAIPAAFEFALFNSIDQIRTFFTATQAASAMMQGQQGFFVPRFPPPLPGVSDHPQKISWYDTSALRATLLKLCDFDRINSGETRVSVGAVNVGTGNFVYFDNSRIRLLPEHFMASGALPPAFPPVEIDGEYYWDGGVVSNTPLMEVLRARPRRDTLAFQVDLWSARGPLPRTMADVAERTKDVQYSSRTRFVTDTLQREQRYRNVLRHVLDQVPEERRKTDPWCIEAEAMSNGKKYNIQHLIYQQKAYEHHYKDYQFGLSTMRDHWSAGLDDIRKTLAVKDGLALPNNDAGFVTHDIHRRR
- a CDS encoding LysR substrate-binding domain-containing protein is translated as MNKSPNLEDLRVFSLVVRLASFSAAAEQLAVSAAYVSKRIAMLETQLGTRLLHRSTRRVTVTEAGERVFAHAEKILDDVDHLVEDVSTTRTVPRGTLRISSSFGFGRHVVAPALLDFSARYPQLNVRLDLFDRLVDVAAEGYDLDVRIGDEIADRLIARRLAANYRVLCASPDYLARRGMPRTLADLASHDCLAIKERDHPFGVWRLNVRGDTVTVKVGGALSTNHGEVAVQWALAGRGIVLRSIWEAGPLIDSGALCRVLPDAVQPANIWAVYTERVAASAKVRVCVDFLAQALAGLNADSVAGAA
- a CDS encoding siderophore-interacting protein, with translation MNTTLADRTVTRVRHTLKFRLLQVLRVHAVTPHLLRVTLGGPDLADFESSSFDDHVKVFFPAPGTERPALPTLGANGPVFPEGEPKPVARDFTPRRFDRAAFELDLEFVMNHPGPASQWAAQARPGQWLGIGGPRGSFVVPTGFDWHLLIGDDTALPAVARRIEELPAGARVAVVLEVADRSAKITFDARADVHEIWRFRDEGNGDALLDAVRDLPLPEGDGYVWAAGEALAIRAVRAHLAGERGVDKSRIRASAYWKRGAAAVHETLDD
- a CDS encoding undecaprenyl-diphosphatase, with the translated sequence MHNINLTLFSALNAGLTPHAGVARLAIFAADWVVYALPAMLLLTWLFGERTTRRQAIEAGVGACVALVLAQAIGHLWFSPRPFMAGVGTQLIPHAPDSSFPSDHMTFAWSVAVGMLLGGTTRVTGWVMAALALAIAWGRIYAGVHWPFDMAGGVLVGTAGALAAHLYARRAVDTLDRIGDAVHAVIMGRQPAP
- a CDS encoding 3-hydroxybutyrate dehydrogenase; this translates as MSNLNGKTAVVTGAASGIGKEIALELAKAGAAVAIADLNLDGATAVADEINKAGGKAIGVAMDVTNEEAVNTGIDKVAETFGSVDILVSNAGIQIVNPIENYSFADWKKMQAIHVDGAFLTTKAALKHMYKDDRGGVVIYMGSVHSHEASPLKSAYVTAKHGLLGLARVLAKEGAKHNVRSHVVCPGFVRTPLVDKQIPEQAKELGISEEEVVKKVMLGNTVDGVFTTVQDVAQTVLFLSAFPSAALTGQSFVVSHGWFMQ
- a CDS encoding acetoacetate decarboxylase, whose translation is MKISDVRSKAFAMPLTSPAFPMGPYRFVDREFLIITYRTDPDRLREIVPEPLKVTEPLVHYEFIRMADSTGFGDYTESGQVIPVEYNGQPGGYTLAMYLDDHPPIAGGRELWGFPKKLASPTLHVNTDHILGTLDYGKVRVATGTMGYKHKELDIVEQAKRLAGPNFLLKIIPHVDGTARVCELVRYYMQDIVMKGAWTGPASLELSPHALAPVADLPVLEIVEARHLVADLTLGLGEVVYDYLAQ
- a CDS encoding PadR family transcriptional regulator, producing the protein MRHNHFRGHARCDGHGAHARPDWIAGLWHAIGRHRRGHDPFGGGGPFGGRGGRGGFGDFGDDGMPRGRQFTSDDLQLLLLALLAEQPSHGYELIKALDTRSSGFYSPSPGMVYPALTYLEEVGYVASQAEGNRKRYALTDAGRTHLDAQRERVDTLFARLTHLARKMEFMRRAFAGEASGAGASGADASGAAAQDEAQAGWLPEFVDARVALKHALLHKSAASPDEQRRIAAILRRAIAEIEGRSDV